The following proteins are co-located in the Phaeodactylum tricornutum CCAP 1055/1 chromosome 2, whole genome shotgun sequence genome:
- a CDS encoding predicted protein, with product MQIDRIIIAFGIVGVTLCGNVVDGLVPVQTRSTRTLLGSVRSARNPAGSRPCHAAPTFTRLAAVAVHDEDHAVSPQPKKHNTARKPKIVLVAGFESFNRELYSQAARDLDVDLTVFADSDIRVPPTTTTTTVRDAHDLAVNPDFASAVRQADAFIGSLIFDYDDVLAVQSVLPAVQGPRLVFESATELMTFNTVGSFSMAPSAEKGGGSAGPPPAVKAILSQFGSGKEEDKLSAYLKLLKVGPTLLRYVPGEKASDLRTWLEAYRYWNQGGKSNVQAMLALIADRCRDQPSAVLTALPPLQVTPDIGLIHPVRSRQQQQDETKAAIFTQPQYFESPAEYLAWRLSANTQTLAAQQGFVLAPDDAPRVAVLLYRKHVITEQRYLGDLIRQMEQDGLLPIPIFINGVEAHTIVRDLLTSNHEQKLVRDRKLRRDSTYQPSQAVSVDAIVNTIGFPLVGGPAGSMQAGRNVAVAETLLTNMNVPYVVASPLLLQSIAQWKTNGVLGLQSVVLYSLPELDGAIDTVVLGGLVGDKIALVPERVRKLNSRVKNWVELRRTPPSERRIAIALYGFPPNVGAVGTAALLDVPRSLDALLRRLEKEGYRVGDWTSDPNACGESLVAALATLCENPVITAGADRMQEAIESKIARATAGDSTVAATLALPGGGLGGAQVVAKDISIDELEEMLGSYMMKKVRRAWSEKDRGPGVTKNGKFAVAGLQLGNVWIFVQPLLGVEGDPMRLLFERDLTPHPQYCATYEWLRRPKALDGLGTQALIHFGMHGTVEWLPGQPLGNDRKSWSDELLGGLPNLYVYAANNPSESILAKRRGYGTLVSYNVPPYGRSGLYLELANLKDLVEEYRSDEGSNGSNRELFETIYDLAQRSGMVNDVPLMCDSKNPFDIDCEQQSNVLESLPADVCSDWVVRLSDYLNVLQDRLFSSGLHVFGQSPSDEDLVSYLAAYFGEQLSESDCRDLVTKWRETSKQSEKSQNVFTSFFQFLEFVAFGETSSDPSFSEQSISERAMTIAGLLDRSSDELQSVVKGLDGGYIPPAPGGDLLRDGPSVLPTGRNIHALDPYRMPSAGAWARGQKAAQEVIRQHQENNEGRFPETIAVTLWGLDAIKTRGESVAIVLALLGAKPVKEGTGRIVRFDLIPLEELGRPRIDVLASLSGIFRDSFANIVDLLDDTFQRAAQADESDEKNFVKKHTKELIASGVKDGAAARLFSNPPGDYGSMVNEVIGTGDWEDEESLGETWKGRNVYSYGRKEGQSGTGGTARPAVLNKLLATTERVVQEIDSVEYGLSDIQEYYANTGALKKAAENRKEIDPKTGKKRKVSISVIEAFGGFDENALVPVKDVEEVLRLEYRSKFLNPKWRDAMLKQGSGGAYEISQRMTAMIGWSATAEIDNFVFDQAAERYALDADVAKQLQRANPEAFKNIVRRLLEASGRGMWSTDTSTLDKLKDLYADADDIIEQGSDFRAKIKQEA from the exons ATGCAGATCGACCGTATTATAATCGCCTTCGGGATCGTTGGAGTGACTTTGTGTGGCAATGTTGTTGACGGGTTGGTTCCCGTGCAAACGAGGAGCACCAGGACTCTCTTGGGGTCCGTGAGAAGCGCACGGAATCCAGCAGGATCCAGACCTTGTCACGCGGCACCAACGTTCACTAGACTCGCCGCCGTTGCCGTACATGACGAGGACCATGCCGTGTCACCACAGCCAAAGAAGCACAATACTGCCCGTAAGCCGAAAATTGTGTTGGTGGCCGGATTCGAATCGTTCAATCGCGAATTGTATTCTCAAGCCGCCCGCGACCTCGACGTCGACTTGACGGTCTTCGCCGACTCGGACATTCGGGTCCCCCCAAccacgacaacgacgacggtacgCGATGCCCACGACTTGGCCGTCAATCCAGACTTTGCCTCCGCGGTCCGTCAGGCCGACGCCTTTATAGGTTCGCTCATTTTCGATTACGACGACGTGCTGGCGGTGCAATCGGTCCTCCCCGCGGTCCAAGGACCCCGCCTCGTTTTTGAAAGTGCCACGGAACTCATGACGTTCAATACCGTCGGAAGCTTTTCCATGGCACCGTCAGCGGAAAAAGGTGGTGGCTCTGCCGGGCCACCACCCGCGGTCAAAGCCATCTTGTCCCAATTTGGCTCGGGCAAGGAGGAAGACAAGTTGAGTGCGTATTTGAAGCTCCTTAAAGTCGGTCCAACCTTGCTGCGCTACGTGCCCGGTGAAAAGGCCAGTGATCTACGCACATGGTTGGAAGCGTACCGCTACTGGAATCAAGGGGGTAAAAGCAATGTGCAGGCCATGTTGGCGTTGATTGCGGATCGGTGTCGGGATCAACCGTCCGCCGTGTTGACCGCTTTACCGCCTCTGCAAGTCACTCCGGATATTGGTCTGATCCATCCAGTGCGTagccgacaacaacaacaagacgAAACGAAAGCTGCTATCTTTACCCAGCCACAATACTTTGAATCTCCAGCGGAATACCTGGCGTGGCGATTGAGTGCGAATACCCAAACGCTAGCGGCGCAACAGGGTTTCGTTTTGGCCCCGGATGACGCTCCTCGGGTAGCCGTACTCCTGTACCGCAAACACGTTATTACGGAACAGCGTTATTTGGGAGATCTCATTCGACAAATGGAACAAGATGGATTACTGCCCATACCCATTTTTATCAACGGCGTCGAAGCGCATACCATTGTGCGTGATTTGTTGACGAGCAATCACGAGCAAAAACTGGTGCGTGACAGGAAACTCCGGCGTGATTCGACCTATCAGCCGTCCCAAGCCGTTTCGGTGGACGCCATTGTGAACACGATTGGGTTTCCCCTGGTAGGGGGACCCGCGGGATCCATGCAAGCCGGACGGAACGTGGCCGTGGCCGAGACCTTGCTAACAAACATGAACGTACCTTACGTGGTAGCTAGTCCACTATTGCTCCAATCTATCGCACAATGGAAGACCAATGGAGTCTTAGGATTGCAGTCAGTGGTTCTGTACAGCTTGCCCGAACTGGACGGCGCTATTGACACTGTCGTTCTTGGCGGATTGGTGGGCGATAAGATTGCGCTGGTTCCGGAACGCGTGCGCAAATTGAACTCTAGGGTGAAGAATTGGGTGGAACTCCGGCGGACGCCACCATCTGAGAGACGTATTGCCATTGCCTTGTACGGCTTTCCACCCAACGTGGGAGCAGTCGGTACCGCGGCCCTGCTGGACGTGCCACGGTCTCTAGACGCCCTCCTGAGACGGCTTGAAAAGGAAGGATACCGTGTGGGTGATTGGACATCCGATCCGAATGCTTGCGGAGAAAGTTTAGTGGCGGCGTTGGCCACCCTGTGTGAAAACCCGGTCATTACAGCCGGCGCGGACCGTATGCAAGAAGCGATCGAGAGCAAAATTGCCCGTGCCACGGCCGGAGACTCGACGGTAGCCGCTACTCTAGCGCTGCCGGGAGGTGGACTCGGAGGAGCCCAGGTCGTGGCGAAAGATATATCGATCGATGAACTCGAAGAAATGCTGGGAAGCTACATGATGAAAAAAGTGCGGCGAGCCTGGTCTGAGAAAGATCGCGGTCCCGGTGTTACCAAGAATGGCAAGTTCGCTGTAGCAGGGCTCCAACTTGGAAACGTGTGGATTTTCGTCCAGCCTTTGTTAGGCGTCGAGGGTGATCCTATGCGTTTGCTGTTTGAAAGAGATCTGACTCCACACCCACAGTATTGTGCGACGTATGAATGGCTACGGCGTCCCAAGGCTCTGGATGGGCTAGGGACACAAGCATTGATTCACTTTGGAATGCACGGCACTGTGGAATGGCTTCCCGGGCAGCCGCTAGGCAATGATCGCAAATCATGGAGTGATGAATTGCTTGGTGGCCTCCCAAATCTTTATGTGTATGCTGCAAACAACCCGAGCGAGAGTATCCTCGCCAAGCGTCGGGGGTACGGAACTCTAGTGAGCTACAATGTCCCTCCGTATGGTCGAAGCGGACTGTATCTTGAGCTGGCTAATTTGAAAGACTTGGTCGAGGAATATCGATCGGACGAAGGATCCAATGGATCGAATCGAGAACTTTTTGAAACTATTTACGACTTGGCCCAAAGAAGTGGTATGGTAAACGACGTTCCGTTGATGTGTGATTCCAAAAATCCTTTTGATATTGATTGTGAGCAGCAGTCAAACGTCCTCGAGTCGTTGCCAGCCGATGTGTGTTCCGATTGGGTCGTGCGATTGTCTGATTATCTGAATGTTCTGCAAGATCGCCTGTTTTCCAGTGGACTACACGTTTTCGGGCAAAGCCCGTCCGACGAAGACCTGGTGTCTTATCTAGCGGCTTACTTCGGAGAGCAACTATCGGAGAGCGATTGTCGTGATCTAGTGACCAAGTGGCGCGAAACATCAAAGCAGAGCGAGAAAAGCCAAAATGTTTTCACctctttcttccaatttctcgaatttgttgcatttgGGGAAACCAGTTCAGATCCATCTTTCTCTGAACAAAGCATCTCCGAGCGGGCAATGACGATTGCAGGACTTCTAGATCGTTCTTCGGACGAACTCCAATCTGTGGTAAAGGGTTTGGACGGAGGATATATTCCTCCTGCGCCGGGAGGGGATTTGTTGCGTGATGGACCGAGCGTGCTGCCTACCGGACGCAACATTCATGCTCTTGATCCGTATCGAATGCCGTCCGCTGGGGCTTGGGCCCGCGGTCAAAAAGCAGCGCAAGAAGTCATTCGCCAGCACCAAGAGAATAATGAAGGCCGATTTCCGGAAACGATTGCTGTTACGCTCTGGGGTTTGGATGCCATCAAAACACGTGGTGAATCGGTGGCGATCGTTTTAGCGTTGCTTGGGGCGAAGCCAGTAAAGGAAGGAACTGGTCGTATCGTTCGGTTTGATTTGATCCCTTTAGAAGAGCTTGGCCGGCCAAGGATTGATGTTTTAGCCTCCCTTAGTGGCATATTCAGGGATTCTTTTGCCAACATCGTAGACCTACTTGACGATACTTTTCAAAGAGCAGCTCAGGCCGACGAATCAGACGAAAAGAACTTTGTTAAGAAGCATACCAAAGAACTGATAGCTAGTGGTGTAAAAGATGGAGCTGCTGCAAGATTGTTCAGCAATCCACCGGGCGACTACGGAAGTATGGTGAACGAGGTTATAGGAACCGGAGATTGGGAAGATGAGGAGAGTTTGGGAGAGACATGGAAAGGACGGAATGTTTACTCTTACGGTCGAAAAGAAGGACAGAGCGGAACTGGGGGGACTGCTCGTCCTGCTGTTCTTAATAAGTTGCTGGCAACGACCGAGCGGGTCGTTCAAGAGATCGATAGTGTCGAGTATGGTCTTTCCGACATCCAAG AGTATTACGCCAATACAGGAG CGCTGAAAAAAGCGGCGGAAAATAGAAAAGAGATTGATCCGAAGACGGGGAAGAAACGGAAAGTATCTATATCGGTAATAGAGGCATTTGGTGGATTTGACGAGAACGCTCTGGTTCCGGTCAAAGATGTCGAGGAAGTGCTTAGGTTAGAATACCGAAGCAAATTCCTTAATCCAAAATGGCGAGATGCAATGCTAAAGCAAGGGTCTGGTGGAGCATATGAAATCTCTCAACGGATGACAGCAATGATTGGTTGGTCAGCGACGGCAGAGATTGATAACTTTGTCTTTGACCAAGCTGCTGAACGTTATGCACTTGATGCTGATGTCGCCAAACAACTTCAACGCGCCAACCCGGAAGCGTTCAAGAATATAGTGAGGCGGCTGCTTGAAGCTTCGGGTAGAGGTATGTGGTCAACGGACACTAGTACGTTAGATAAGCTGAAGGATCTTTACGCCGACGCGGACGACATAATCGAGCAAGGGTCCGACTTTCGGGCAAAGATCAAGCAAGAAGCATAA